A region from the Dromaius novaehollandiae isolate bDroNov1 chromosome 28, bDroNov1.hap1, whole genome shotgun sequence genome encodes:
- the ANKRD33 gene encoding photoreceptor ankyrin repeat protein, whose translation MGRVTDGRGGREAADPAASLDASDPELHYEEEEEEEDESSGESESSDTSSIFSEDSVYPCCELSAGAGGGQDLSLYQCCLRNDAELLQGKLERGVSRREATELDVNGRNGLMVACCMGFVDVVPLLRKCPYININQQDNEGNTALMMAAQAGHITIVNYLLNYYPALEVDKRDGRGLTALMKAAVQGRKDCVTALLLAGADLQAVDPVKGKTARDWATLTGRFETLVQIRSLLQRPRAEQFSSRYRPEWPALAELVAKALSPKSRGQRLSEKIRSALTFSFPKDPEEDGVMDHMVRMTTCLASPFVATACRTICPDSPPEVGKRRPAVPEILEEHTPAQDPESEASWGSGAGTSSCNGQAVSEIRLLSPYRPVTGLRSFLPWRLLRRNSIFPGDQIPKIKLTKSSSPPACREKQRRSQSKNLLEPPKWRYKLLKEEKRAAEEAEGKKKKQQRKKKA comes from the exons ATGGGCCGGGTGACGGATGGACGCGGTGGAAGAGAAGCCGCAGACCCCGCTGCAAGCCTGGATGCCTCCGACCCGGAGCTGCActacgaggaggaggaggaggaggaagatgagtcAAGCGGGGAGTCCGAGTCCTCGGACACCAGCAGCATCTTCTCCGAGGACTCCGTCTACCCCTGCTGCGAGCTctccgcgggggccggcggcggccaggACCTCAGCCTCTACCAGTGCTGCCTCCGAAACGACGCCGAGCTGCTGCAGGGGAAGCTGGAGCGCGGCGTGAGCAGGCGGGAGGCCACGGAGCTGGACGTCAACGGGAGG AACGGGCTGATGGTCGCCTGCTGCATGGGCTTTGTGGACGTGGTGCCTCTGCTGAGGAAGTGCCCGTACATAAATATCAATCAGCAGGATAACGAGGGGAACACCGCGCTGATGATGGCAGCCCAGGCAG GGCACATCACGATAGTCAACTATCTCCTGAACTACTACCCAGCTCTGGAGGTCGACAAGAGAGACGGCCGGGGCCTGACCGCCCTGATGAAGGCTGCGGTGCAGGGGAGGAAGGACTGCGTGACAGCCCTGCTGCTGGCGG GAGCCGACCTGCAAGCGGTGGATCCCGTCAAGGGGAAGACGGCCCGAGACTGGGCAACGCTCACGGGGCGCTTCGAGACGCTCGTTCAGATCCGGAGCCTCCTGCAGCGCCCGCGGGCAGAGCAGTTCAGCAGCCGGTACCGGCCGGAGTGGCCGGCCCTGGCCGAGCTGGTGGCCAAGGCCCTGAGCCCCAAATCCAGAGGCCAGAGGCTGTCGGAGAAGATCCGGTCCGCGTTGACCTTCAGCTTCCCCAAAGACCCCGAGGAGGACGGTGTGATGGACCACATGGTCAGGATGACCACCTGCCTAGCCAGCCCCTTCGTAGCCACCGCTTGCCGAACCATCTGCCCCGACAGCCCCCCCGAAGTGGGCAAGCGCAGGCCGGCCGTGCCAGAGATCCTCGAGGAGCACACGCCGGCCCAGGACCCCGAGTCGGAAGCCAGCTGGGGCTCTGGTGCCGGGACGTCCTCGTGCAACGGCCAGGCCGTGTCGGAGATCAGGCTGCTGTCGCCGTACCGACCCGTCACCGGCCTCAGGAGCTTCctgccctggaggctgctgcGGAGGAACAGCATCTTCCCTGGAGACCAGATCCCTAAAATCAAACTGACCAAGTCCTCCTCCCCGCCTGCCTGCAGGGAGAAGCAGCGACGCTCCCAGAGCAAGAACCTGCTGGAGCCACCCAAGTGGCGGTACAAGTTgctgaaggaggagaagagagcagctgaggaagcagaggggaagaagaagaagcagcaaaggaagaagaaggcCTAA
- the ACVRL1 gene encoding serine/threonine-protein kinase receptor R3 isoform X1: protein MPRGAAGAALLAILTVSLGFAAGELLCACDVPHCNVSTCRGKVCFVSKSREGGSVTRRKGCFSQHLLESCRGPVMEHFGTKCCNASMCNAHLEIYLRGEEAPGPAAALPGLLLLTVVPLLGLLLLAALAALFGWKLVQHRRAGARGRAGEADLPLKASVAGDSTLEDLLGDDCTTGSGSGLPFLVQRTVARQIALAECVGKGRYGEVWRGVWHGESVAVKIFSSRDEQSWFRETEIYNTVLLRHDNILGERRDGDGDGDGDRDGDGDGTGRSTLAAPPPPGFIASDMTSRNSSTQLWLITHYHEHGSLYDYLQRTALDGAGCLALASSIICGLVHLHVEIFGTQGKPAIAHRDLKSRNILVKSNRQCCIADLGLAVMHSQGSDYLDVGNNPRVGTKRYMAPEVLSEQIRTDCFESYKKTDIWAYGLVLWEIARRTVVNGIVEEYRPPFFDVVPSDPSFEDMRKVVCVDQQTPAVPNRLFSNAVLSALAKVMKECWYQSPSARLTALRIKKTLKKLSHSLEKPKQEC from the exons ATGCCCCGAggagccgccggcgcggcgctgctGGCAATCCTGACCGTTTCGCTGGGCTTCGCCGCCG GCGAGCTGCTCTGCGCCTGCGACGTGCCGCACTGCAACGTCTCCACGTGCCGGGGGAAGGTGTGCTTCGTCAGCAAGAGCAGGGAGGGCGGCAGCGTCACCCGGCGCAAGGGCTGCTTCTCGCAGCACCTCCTGGAGAGCTGCCGCGGCCCCGTCATGGAGCACTTCGGCACCAAGTGCTGCAACGCCAGCATGTGCAACGCCCACCTGGAGATCTACCTGCGAG GCGaggaggcgccggggccggcggccgcgctgcccggcctgctgctgctgaccgtCGTgccgctgctggggctgctgctgctggcggcgctcGCCGCGCTCTTCGGCTGGAAGCTGGTGCAgcaccgccgcgccggggcccggggccgcgccggcgaaGCCGACCTGCCGCTGAAGGCGTCCGTGGCCGGCGACAGCACCCTGGAG GACCTGCTCGGCGACGACTGCACCACGGGCAGCGGCTCGGGGCTGCCCTTCCTCGTGCAGCGCACCGTGGCCCGGCAGATCGCCCTGGCCGAGTGCGTGG GCAAGGGGCGCTACGGCGAGGTGTGGCGCGGCGTGTGGCACGGCGAGAGCGTGGCCGTGAAGATCTTCTCCTCGCGGGACGAGCAGTCGTGGTTCCGCGAGACGGAGATCTACAACACGGTGCTGCTGCGGCACGACAACATCCTGGGTGAGcgccgggacggggacggggacggggacggggacagggacggggacggggacgggaccgGCCGCTCCACgctcgccgcccccccgccgccaggcTTCATCGCCTCCGACATGACGTCGAGgaactccagcacccagctgtGGCTCATCACCCACTACCACGAGCACGGCTCCCTCTACGACTACCTGCAGCGCACGGCGCTGGACGGCGCCGGCTGCCTGGCGCTGGCCTCCTCCATCATCTGCGGCCTGGTGCACCTGCACGTGGAGATCTTCGGCACGCAGGGCAAGCCGGCCATCGCCCACCGCGACCTCAAGAGCCGGAACATCCTGGTGAAGAGCAACCGGCAGTGCTGCATCGCCGACCTGG ggctGGCCGTCATGCACTCGCAGGGCAGCGACTACCTGGACGTGGGCAACAACCCGCGCGTGGGCACCAAGCGCTACATGGCCCCCGAGGTGCTGAGCGAGCAGATCCGCACCGACTGCTTCGAGTCCTACAAGAAGACGGACATCTGGGCCTACGGGCTGGTGCTCTGGGAGATCGCCCGGCGCACGGTCGTCAACG GCATCGTGGAGGAGTACCGGCCGCCCTTCTTCGACGTGGTGCCCAGCGACCCCAGCTTCGAGGACATGCGGAAGGTGGTGTGCGTGGACCAGCAGACGCCCGCCGTGCCCAACCGCCTCTTCTCCAACGCG gtcctGTCCGCCCTGGCGAAGGTGATGAAGGAGTGCTGGTACCAGAGCCC
- the ACVRL1 gene encoding serine/threonine-protein kinase receptor R3 isoform X2, with the protein MPRGAAGAALLAILTVSLGFAAGELLCACDVPHCNVSTCRGKVCFVSKSREGGSVTRRKGCFSQHLLESCRGPVMEHFGTKCCNASMCNAHLEIYLRGEEAPGPAAALPGLLLLTVVPLLGLLLLAALAALFGWKLVQHRRAGARGRAGEADLPLKASVAGDSTLEDLLGDDCTTGSGSGLPFLVQRTVARQIALAECVGKGRYGEVWRGVWHGESVAVKIFSSRDEQSWFRETEIYNTVLLRHDNILGFIASDMTSRNSSTQLWLITHYHEHGSLYDYLQRTALDGAGCLALASSIICGLVHLHVEIFGTQGKPAIAHRDLKSRNILVKSNRQCCIADLGLAVMHSQGSDYLDVGNNPRVGTKRYMAPEVLSEQIRTDCFESYKKTDIWAYGLVLWEIARRTVVNGIVEEYRPPFFDVVPSDPSFEDMRKVVCVDQQTPAVPNRLFSNAVLSALAKVMKECWYQSPSARLTALRIKKTLKKLSHSLEKPKQEC; encoded by the exons ATGCCCCGAggagccgccggcgcggcgctgctGGCAATCCTGACCGTTTCGCTGGGCTTCGCCGCCG GCGAGCTGCTCTGCGCCTGCGACGTGCCGCACTGCAACGTCTCCACGTGCCGGGGGAAGGTGTGCTTCGTCAGCAAGAGCAGGGAGGGCGGCAGCGTCACCCGGCGCAAGGGCTGCTTCTCGCAGCACCTCCTGGAGAGCTGCCGCGGCCCCGTCATGGAGCACTTCGGCACCAAGTGCTGCAACGCCAGCATGTGCAACGCCCACCTGGAGATCTACCTGCGAG GCGaggaggcgccggggccggcggccgcgctgcccggcctgctgctgctgaccgtCGTgccgctgctggggctgctgctgctggcggcgctcGCCGCGCTCTTCGGCTGGAAGCTGGTGCAgcaccgccgcgccggggcccggggccgcgccggcgaaGCCGACCTGCCGCTGAAGGCGTCCGTGGCCGGCGACAGCACCCTGGAG GACCTGCTCGGCGACGACTGCACCACGGGCAGCGGCTCGGGGCTGCCCTTCCTCGTGCAGCGCACCGTGGCCCGGCAGATCGCCCTGGCCGAGTGCGTGG GCAAGGGGCGCTACGGCGAGGTGTGGCGCGGCGTGTGGCACGGCGAGAGCGTGGCCGTGAAGATCTTCTCCTCGCGGGACGAGCAGTCGTGGTTCCGCGAGACGGAGATCTACAACACGGTGCTGCTGCGGCACGACAACATCCTGG gcTTCATCGCCTCCGACATGACGTCGAGgaactccagcacccagctgtGGCTCATCACCCACTACCACGAGCACGGCTCCCTCTACGACTACCTGCAGCGCACGGCGCTGGACGGCGCCGGCTGCCTGGCGCTGGCCTCCTCCATCATCTGCGGCCTGGTGCACCTGCACGTGGAGATCTTCGGCACGCAGGGCAAGCCGGCCATCGCCCACCGCGACCTCAAGAGCCGGAACATCCTGGTGAAGAGCAACCGGCAGTGCTGCATCGCCGACCTGG ggctGGCCGTCATGCACTCGCAGGGCAGCGACTACCTGGACGTGGGCAACAACCCGCGCGTGGGCACCAAGCGCTACATGGCCCCCGAGGTGCTGAGCGAGCAGATCCGCACCGACTGCTTCGAGTCCTACAAGAAGACGGACATCTGGGCCTACGGGCTGGTGCTCTGGGAGATCGCCCGGCGCACGGTCGTCAACG GCATCGTGGAGGAGTACCGGCCGCCCTTCTTCGACGTGGTGCCCAGCGACCCCAGCTTCGAGGACATGCGGAAGGTGGTGTGCGTGGACCAGCAGACGCCCGCCGTGCCCAACCGCCTCTTCTCCAACGCG gtcctGTCCGCCCTGGCGAAGGTGATGAAGGAGTGCTGGTACCAGAGCCC